GGCGGCCCGGAGGGCCTGATGCGCGGCAAGCGCGTGATCGTCGCGCTGGCTCGCGGCGGCTTCTACGGTCCGGACACCGCGATGATCTCGGCGGAGCACGCCCAGAGCTACCTGCGCGCGGTCTTCGGGTTCCTGGGCATCGCGCCCGAATTCGTGCTGGTCGAGGGTCTGGCGGCCGGCGAGCAGACCAAGACCCACGCGATGGAGGCGGCGCGCGACGCCATCGGACAGCTCGCCGCCTGACGGGCACGCCGCTGCCGTGGACGCGGCCGGTGTGACAAACCGCACGCCGGGACCGGCCTCGTTCCCGCATGACCCGCGCGCCGCTTCGGGACGCCGGCCAGACGCCCCGCATTCGAGAAGGTCCGCGATGCCCCTGACCCTGTACGACGCCTCGATCCCGGTGTTCACGCGCGGGCTGACGATCCTGTCGACCCTGCTCGACAAGGCGGAGGCGCACGCGTCCGAGACCGGCGCGGCACCCGAAACCTATATCGAGGCGCGGCTCGCGCCCGACATGCTGACGCTGGCCGGCCAGGTGCAGCGCGCCTCCGACACTGCGAAGTTCGGCGGCGCGCGGCTCACCGGCAGGCAGGCCCCGTCCTTCGCGGACGCGGAGACCACGTTCGACCAGTTGCGGGCGCGCTGCGCGGACACGATCGCCTATCTCGGCACGCTGCCGCCAGACGCCTTCGCGGGCCGCGAGACGCAGGCGGTCACCTTCGGCGGCGGCGCGTTCCAGCAGACGCTGTCCGCCGACCGCTACGTCCTCCAGTTCGCGCTGCCGAACTTCTTCTTCCACGTCACCACGGCCTACGACATCCTGCGGCACAGGGGCGTCCCGGTCGGCAAGCGCGACTATCTCGGCCCCTTCGACGGGGCCTCCGCGTAGCGCCGGCCGGATTGACCGGCCCGGTAACGGTCGAAACGACCGGGGCCGCACGCCCCGGCCCGGAATCGGCATCCGGCGCTCAGGCCGAGACCCCGGTTGCGGACACGGTCTCGGCCGCGAAGGCGCGGTAGCTGCGCAGCGGCCGGCCGAGCAGCCCGGTCAGGCGCGCGACGTCGCCGGCCTCGGGCAGCATGCCGTCGGTGAGGAAGCGCTCGGCCATGAGGCGCATGTCGAAGGCCATCCAGCCCGGCATGAAGGCCCGCAGGGTCTGCTCGAACCGGGCGGTGTCGTCGCCGCCATAGGCGACCGGGCGCGCCAGCACCTCCGACC
This window of the Methylobacterium tardum genome carries:
- a CDS encoding DUF1993 domain-containing protein gives rise to the protein MPLTLYDASIPVFTRGLTILSTLLDKAEAHASETGAAPETYIEARLAPDMLTLAGQVQRASDTAKFGGARLTGRQAPSFADAETTFDQLRARCADTIAYLGTLPPDAFAGRETQAVTFGGGAFQQTLSADRYVLQFALPNFFFHVTTAYDILRHRGVPVGKRDYLGPFDGASA